The following coding sequences are from one Ruminococcus flavefaciens AE3010 window:
- a CDS encoding transposase, with the protein MTNYRKILEMYSKGFSQRSIETNVHSSHQTVKAALDRAEELNISWPLDDGVTNEMLDELFYGTRNKGINNYAAIDYAYIHKELSKKGVTLTLLWNEYCERAYANGEIPYMSTQFADKYRRWARVTKAAMRVTHKPGDAMQVDWAGGTIPYYDSVTGDEYKACPCAGLQNIGLNE; encoded by the coding sequence ATGACGAACTATCGAAAAATATTGGAGATGTACTCTAAGGGCTTCAGCCAGAGGAGCATTGAAACAAACGTCCACAGTTCACATCAAACCGTTAAAGCGGCTCTTGACCGTGCGGAGGAACTGAACATTTCTTGGCCACTCGATGACGGTGTGACAAATGAAATGCTGGACGAGTTGTTTTATGGCACACGTAACAAAGGCATTAACAATTATGCTGCTATCGACTACGCCTACATCCACAAAGAGCTTTCCAAGAAAGGTGTTACTCTAACTTTGCTATGGAATGAATACTGTGAGCGTGCATATGCAAACGGTGAAATACCATATATGAGTACTCAGTTCGCTGACAAGTACCGCCGCTGGGCTCGTGTGACAAAGGCGGCTATGCGTGTTACTCATAAGCCGGGAGATGCTATGCAGGTGGACTGGGCTGGTGGAACTATCCCATACTATGACTCTGTAACCGGTGATGAATACAAAGCATGCCCCTGTGCAGGATTGCAGAACATTGGTCTGAATGAATAA
- a CDS encoding helix-turn-helix domain-containing protein: MKNLNERLREVRKKLHLSQENVSKAIGINRTAIVEIENGRRKVSVDELAKFSELFRIPVDELMNGRANELPAQMFARSFGELDEADQREILNLIEFKKRMKEHTV; encoded by the coding sequence ATGAAAAATTTAAATGAAAGATTAAGAGAAGTTAGGAAAAAATTGCATTTATCGCAGGAAAATGTCTCAAAAGCTATAGGTATTAACCGTACTGCAATAGTAGAAATCGAGAATGGCAGGCGTAAGGTGTCCGTTGATGAGCTTGCAAAGTTCAGCGAACTGTTTCGGATCCCTGTTGATGAACTAATGAACGGCAGAGCTAATGAATTGCCTGCTCAGATGTTCGCACGCAGCTTTGGAGAGCTTGATGAAGCAGACCAAAGAGAAATCCTTAATTTGATTGAATTCAAAAAGAGAATGAAGGAACATACAGTTTGA
- a CDS encoding IS256 family transposase, with the protein MSRRRRNETEEQRARRELISDFLSAANIQSMDDIQELFKEALAGFMEGSLKSELDSELGYEPYDVKNKETANSRNGHSKKTLRTSMGKVDIEVPRDRNGEFAPKILPKNQTSISQDMENKIISMYAKGMSTSDIEDHIRDIYGLEISDTTVSRITDKVLPVAKEWQQRPLESVYAVVFLDAIHYHVRSEGQIIKKAVYIAIGVNLDGRKNVLGMWVGENESAKFWAGVLNSLRNRGVDDILIACTDNLTGFSQAIEAVFPKTDIQNCIIHQLRNSSKYVSYKDIKALMADLKKVYTAATEEAALDALDSFAAAWDSKYPKISKSWYENWPNLSTYFKFPQELRKLIYTTNTIEGFNRQLKKVTKAKSVFPTDDSLFKMLYLAMKDITKKWTGRRQDWSRIYAQLVIYYGDRIPE; encoded by the coding sequence ATGAGCAGAAGGCGAAGAAATGAAACAGAAGAACAGCGTGCAAGAAGAGAGCTGATAAGCGATTTTCTTTCGGCAGCAAATATTCAGAGCATGGATGATATTCAGGAATTATTCAAAGAAGCGCTTGCCGGGTTTATGGAAGGAAGCCTTAAATCAGAGCTTGATTCTGAACTCGGATACGAGCCGTATGACGTTAAGAACAAAGAAACCGCTAACAGCCGCAACGGTCACAGCAAGAAAACTTTGCGTACCAGTATGGGTAAGGTGGATATCGAAGTGCCTCGGGACAGAAACGGTGAATTTGCGCCTAAGATACTGCCCAAGAATCAGACAAGCATATCTCAGGATATGGAGAACAAGATCATCTCCATGTACGCAAAAGGTATGTCTACGTCCGATATTGAGGATCATATCCGTGATATTTACGGTCTGGAAATATCCGATACTACCGTCAGTCGTATTACAGACAAGGTTCTCCCTGTAGCAAAAGAATGGCAGCAAAGACCGCTTGAGAGCGTCTATGCAGTCGTATTTCTTGACGCCATCCACTATCACGTCCGCAGCGAGGGACAGATCATCAAGAAGGCTGTATACATAGCCATAGGAGTTAATTTGGACGGCAGGAAGAACGTTCTCGGTATGTGGGTAGGAGAAAATGAAAGCGCTAAGTTCTGGGCAGGCGTACTTAACAGCCTTCGTAACAGAGGAGTAGATGATATTCTCATTGCCTGCACTGATAACCTCACTGGCTTCTCTCAGGCGATAGAGGCAGTATTCCCGAAAACCGATATCCAGAACTGCATCATACATCAACTCAGAAATTCCAGCAAATACGTCTCCTACAAGGATATCAAGGCACTTATGGCTGATCTTAAGAAGGTCTATACTGCCGCAACAGAGGAAGCTGCTCTGGACGCTCTTGACTCCTTTGCTGCTGCCTGGGACAGCAAATATCCCAAGATCTCAAAGTCGTGGTACGAAAACTGGCCTAATCTCAGCACTTACTTCAAGTTCCCACAGGAGCTTAGGAAGCTGATCTATACCACAAATACCATAGAGGGCTTTAATCGTCAACTGAAGAAAGTAACTAAAGCAAAGTCCGTATTTCCAACCGATGACAGCCTTTTCAAGATGCTGTATCTGGCTATGAAGGATATCACGAAAAAGTGGACAGGTCGCCGTCAGGATTGGAGTCGAATTTACGCTCAGCTCGTAATCTACTACGGCGACAGGATACCCGAATAA
- a CDS encoding CatB-related O-acetyltransferase — translation MNIKQSVLLLLLKMRFKYKKSGLKPKILFPKECIINGTKSYGDLRITTFNNNSKIIIGEYCSIAQEVNFLLDVEHRMDTISTYPFKVKILGEKAEATSKGNILIEDDVWIGFGATVLSGVHIGQGAVIAAGAVVTKDVPPYAIVGGVPAKIIKYRFDAETIKFMNTLDYKSLDEALIKEHVEDLYLSLEKKNIEEIKRIFEWFPKK, via the coding sequence ATGAATATTAAACAGTCTGTTTTGTTATTGTTGTTGAAAATGCGTTTTAAATATAAAAAATCAGGCTTGAAGCCTAAAATATTGTTTCCAAAAGAATGTATAATCAATGGAACAAAGTCATATGGTGACTTGCGAATAACTACTTTCAACAATAATTCTAAAATTATTATTGGTGAATACTGTTCTATTGCTCAAGAAGTGAATTTTTTACTTGATGTGGAGCATAGAATGGATACTATTTCAACATATCCTTTTAAGGTTAAAATCCTTGGCGAAAAAGCTGAGGCAACGAGTAAAGGTAATATATTAATTGAAGATGATGTTTGGATAGGTTTTGGTGCTACTGTTCTTTCTGGTGTGCATATCGGTCAAGGAGCTGTAATTGCAGCTGGTGCTGTAGTAACTAAAGATGTTCCTCCATATGCAATTGTCGGAGGAGTTCCTGCAAAAATTATAAAATATAGATTTGATGCTGAAACCATTAAATTTATGAATACTTTGGATTATAAGTCTCTTGACGAAGCACTAATAAAGGAACATGTTGAAGATTTATATCTTTCACTTGAAAAAAAGAATATTGAAGAAATAAAAAGAATATTTGAATGGTTTCCAAAGAAATGA
- a CDS encoding glycosyltransferase: MNIIWITLESLLPANTGGRLGVYKRLEQIAKTENVFLFYPYDDQEELKNAKELRKLCKEVHPYYRGANRLTALKKIWRYPFTVGSRMISEMQKDINACLEKNAIDVINVDFPHMCANLFNINVPCPIVLNEHNIEWKVYKSISHSQKNPLKKVAYFIDSYRLKRYERNLFQKIRFSKITFVSSDDMEYMIRKNMCTNEQAELIPVGADINRIDAIKKHITKNIIFVGKMSYGPNIEAVTWFNEEIFPKILKNEPSCKFYIVGKEPTDEVKALAGDSIIVTGTVDSVEKYYDLADLVVLPLKNGGGVKVKLLEAIGHDLPIVSTSVGVQGTIYKDKKSVPVHDDALEFADACVKSINGNYKERFKKMFAIFEENYTWEQIGERYLELFNEVI; encoded by the coding sequence ATGAATATTATTTGGATAACGTTAGAATCGCTATTACCTGCTAATACTGGTGGAAGACTCGGTGTATATAAAAGATTAGAACAGATTGCGAAAACTGAAAACGTTTTTCTATTTTACCCTTATGATGATCAGGAAGAATTGAAAAATGCTAAGGAATTAAGAAAACTTTGCAAAGAAGTACATCCATATTACAGAGGAGCGAATAGGTTGACCGCTTTAAAAAAAATATGGAGATATCCATTTACAGTAGGTTCAAGAATGATTTCGGAAATGCAGAAAGATATAAATGCGTGTCTTGAAAAAAATGCAATAGATGTAATTAATGTTGACTTTCCACATATGTGCGCTAATCTATTTAACATTAATGTACCTTGTCCTATTGTGTTAAACGAGCACAACATCGAGTGGAAGGTTTATAAAAGCATTTCACACAGCCAGAAAAATCCACTGAAGAAGGTTGCTTATTTTATCGATTCATATAGATTAAAAAGATATGAGAGGAATCTTTTTCAAAAGATTAGGTTTTCTAAAATTACATTTGTATCATCAGATGATATGGAATATATGATCAGAAAAAACATGTGTACAAATGAACAGGCTGAGTTAATTCCGGTTGGAGCCGACATTAATAGAATAGATGCTATAAAAAAACATATCACTAAAAATATTATTTTTGTAGGGAAAATGTCTTATGGTCCTAATATTGAAGCAGTGACTTGGTTCAATGAGGAGATATTTCCAAAGATATTAAAAAATGAGCCATCATGTAAGTTTTATATAGTTGGGAAAGAACCAACAGATGAAGTTAAGGCTTTAGCTGGTGACAGCATTATTGTCACGGGGACGGTGGATTCTGTTGAAAAATATTATGATTTGGCGGATTTAGTTGTATTGCCATTAAAAAATGGCGGCGGTGTAAAAGTTAAATTACTGGAAGCAATCGGGCATGATCTTCCGATTGTATCAACGAGCGTTGGAGTTCAAGGAACTATTTACAAAGATAAGAAATCAGTGCCTGTACATGATGATGCTTTAGAATTTGCTGATGCATGTGTTAAATCTATTAATGGAAATTATAAAGAACGATTTAAAAAGATGTTTGCTATTTTTGAAGAGAATTATACATGGGAACAAATAGGTGAGAGATATTTGGAGCTATTTAATGAAGTAATATGA
- a CDS encoding glycosyltransferase family 2 protein has product MTNPIISICIPTLNRCEQLKATILSIVDQPEFKNGKVEIVISDNASTDKTKDTILSLKEKYPAIIYHRNEKNIGNENFPLVLSLGNGILRKLNNDTLLLKKDSLGKLCEFVEKYIDSKPVLLFPNGELQDVSDEVLSFREFVLSASHWVTWIGAFSIWENDCIDLHDDTYGCNEKLWQVRKVYELASKKKQSVIINYEYGIIQSVPHKNLSYGLYNIFYKNFLFFLKPYVSKGEIDVTDYEVVEKDLLFNFFCDWMIKWELHNSDFKYSESENLIELIRNQYINKSYWSQFEKHYKIQKCKYKAKSLIKKIAGR; this is encoded by the coding sequence ATGACTAATCCAATTATTAGCATTTGTATACCAACTTTAAATCGTTGTGAACAATTAAAAGCAACGATTTTGTCAATTGTCGATCAACCTGAATTTAAGAATGGTAAAGTTGAAATTGTTATATCAGACAATGCGTCAACCGATAAAACAAAGGATACCATTTTATCTTTAAAGGAAAAATATCCAGCAATCATATATCATAGAAATGAAAAAAATATTGGTAATGAAAATTTTCCACTGGTTTTATCTTTGGGGAATGGAATACTAAGAAAACTAAATAATGATACGCTTCTTTTAAAAAAAGATTCGTTAGGTAAATTATGTGAGTTTGTTGAAAAATATATAGATAGTAAGCCGGTCCTATTATTTCCTAATGGTGAGTTGCAAGACGTTTCGGATGAAGTTTTGTCATTCAGAGAATTTGTCTTATCTGCATCACATTGGGTTACTTGGATTGGTGCGTTTTCAATTTGGGAAAATGATTGTATTGATTTACATGATGATACATATGGCTGTAATGAAAAATTATGGCAGGTTAGAAAAGTATATGAACTTGCGAGTAAAAAGAAGCAGTCTGTTATTATTAATTATGAATATGGTATTATTCAAAGTGTACCTCACAAAAACCTTAGCTATGGGTTATATAATATCTTCTATAAAAATTTTTTATTTTTCTTAAAGCCATATGTAAGCAAAGGCGAAATTGATGTTACCGATTATGAAGTTGTTGAAAAGGACTTATTGTTTAACTTTTTTTGCGATTGGATGATTAAATGGGAATTACATAACTCTGATTTTAAATATTCAGAAAGCGAGAATTTAATAGAATTAATTAGGAATCAATATATTAACAAATCATATTGGAGTCAGTTTGAAAAACATTATAAAATACAGAAATGCAAATACAAGGCTAAAAGTCTAATAAAAAAGATTGCTGGGAGATGA